The following nucleotide sequence is from cyanobacterium endosymbiont of Braarudosphaera bigelowii.
TGACAATTTTGCAATTGGCTAGCTGTGCTTAAAGGTCTAGATATACCAGAAGTTCCTAGTAGTGATAATCCTTTGATTATCCCAAATGCTTCATTTGAAGTCTGTCTTGAAAGTTTCTTTCCTTCTGGCAAAATAATTGTAACTATAATTTTTTCTGTTGAAGTTAAATAAAATTGTAGATTGTATCTTAATAGTTTCTCAGCATAGGAATAAATAGCATCTTTAAAATTATTATGAACTTGTTTACCAACACCTTCTCCTCCCTGTATAGTAACTTGTTCTTGATTATCTTTATATTTCTTTAACTCTACTATTACCCAGATTGGAGTATTCCTAGTTAAATCAAGATTATCCCCTGGATTACTAATAGTAATTGCTAAAGATTGATTTTGTTGAATCTTAGCTATTTGATTAATAGAAATAGTTACTATTTCTGATGGCTCAACCAAATCAAGGTAAACCTTTTCATTAATTTTTCTTTTTTGTAAACGAAATAAAGCTGCGATTGCTGATGCACAAGCGAATACAGGTAAGGTATAACCATAGGAAGCTGTTGTATTATTCATAATATTTCCTTAGTACTTAGATTAAAAGAACAGTGAGGGCAAGAAATACTTTTTGTAGAATAATTAGATAAACTATATGCATCAGCAATAGGATAACCACATCCTGTACACATTTTATAGTTTCCTTTCTCTAGCTTATGCTTAACAGCAACTCTTTCATCAAACACAAAACACTCTCCTTCCCATAAACTTTGAGATTCAGAAATATTTTTTAAATAGTTTAAAATTCCCCCTTTAAGGTGAAAAACTTCTTTAAATCCTTTTTTCAATAGATATGATGAAGCTTTCTCACATCTTATTCCTCCAGTACAAAACATAGCAACTTTTTTGTGTTTCTCGGGATTTAA
It contains:
- the cbiD gene encoding cobalt-precorrin-5B (C(1))-methyltransferase CbiD, whose product is MNNTTASYGYTLPVFACASAIAALFRLQKRKINEKVYLDLVEPSEIVTISINQIAKIQQNQSLAITISNPGDNLDLTRNTPIWVIVELKKYKDNQEQVTIQGGEGVGKQVHNNFKDAIYSYAEKLLRYNLQFYLTSTEKIIVTIILPEGKKLSRQTSNEAFGIIKGLSLLGTSGISRPLSTASQLQNCQEELQKKSRKTDTLVFCLGENGLSLAKSMGINSHNLIKTANWIGPLLIMAGIEKVTSIILFGYHGKLIKLAGGIFNTHHHLADGRLEVLITHGVKVGLPSKNLQTLFKCQTAEDALAFLRSLDEETKSQWSAKIYQSIAETIDKKAQSYIHKYVSFNVAVGSILFKRNRSIVVFSKTGKSLFNKLIKI